One Halosegnis longus DNA window includes the following coding sequences:
- a CDS encoding DUF5805 domain-containing protein: MATDDDRERASVRTYVPRYQKEAWVEDADRLGMSQAEFVRTMVQAGRRSFEFDAEGDSDASNPDNGSSEGANPGVNGLETQLVELLDTDSHRSWDELLAGVTDDVEERLEQTLETLQQENRVHYSGRHGGYTLSTDE, translated from the coding sequence ATGGCAACCGACGACGACCGCGAGCGCGCGAGCGTGCGAACGTACGTCCCGCGCTACCAGAAAGAGGCGTGGGTCGAGGACGCAGACCGATTGGGGATGAGTCAGGCGGAGTTCGTCCGGACGATGGTGCAGGCGGGGCGCAGAAGCTTCGAATTCGACGCCGAGGGCGATTCCGATGCGAGTAACCCCGACAATGGCAGTTCGGAGGGTGCAAACCCTGGGGTAAACGGCCTCGAAACACAGCTCGTCGAGCTGCTCGACACAGATTCACACCGGTCGTGGGATGAACTGCTCGCCGGCGTGACCGACGACGTGGAAGAGCGATTGGAGCAGACGCTCGAAACGCTCCAACAGGAGAACCGCGTTCACTACAGCGGCCGCCAC
- a CDS encoding ABC transporter permease yields the protein MSVPDWPAPITDRLDGSGDLGGRAVTAIAVLLAFLLVVPLAWLFVQTATLGDQIPALLTSATTLAVLGRSVALVAAVTAASVLVGVSLAVLTVQSNLPFKRFWTVAAALPLAVPSYLGAFAFISAFGPRGAFVDLLAPLGIEEIPSVFGFWGAAFVLTIYTYPYVFLTTRASLLSLDASLVEAARTLNAGRFEAFRRVTLPQIAPGIAAGALLVALYALADFGTPAFMRVQVFTQFIYSRFDAFQQGYAALLSLQLLAVTAVVLFLESKIGADDDGAYESRGNRGKFGFDLGVFRYPAMLLPAGIGLLAVGLPIGIFTAWLFRPGTGLASDGMAFEWAFATNSVQVAVLAAVASLVVALPIGLRGANADSRLSRLAERAPYVGYATPGIVLALALLWFTLDIAPVVYRNYGIPLLVFAYVVRFSSQAVGSIRTSVLQVDSRLHEAARTLGRSRLQTFRAVTLPLIVPGVATGAALVFLTTMKELPATLMLRPLGFETLVTHIWSVRETGAYGQAAIPALVLVVISALSMGVILHQEQRT from the coding sequence ATGAGCGTCCCCGACTGGCCGGCTCCGATTACCGACCGTCTCGACGGCTCCGGTGACCTCGGTGGCCGGGCAGTCACTGCCATCGCAGTTCTGCTCGCCTTCCTGCTGGTCGTCCCGCTCGCGTGGCTGTTCGTCCAGACCGCGACGCTCGGCGACCAGATCCCCGCACTGCTCACCTCCGCGACGACGCTCGCCGTCCTCGGACGGAGCGTTGCCTTGGTCGCCGCCGTCACGGCCGCGAGCGTCCTCGTCGGCGTCTCCCTCGCCGTGTTGACGGTCCAGTCGAATCTCCCGTTCAAGCGGTTCTGGACCGTCGCCGCGGCGCTGCCGCTTGCCGTCCCCAGTTATCTCGGTGCGTTCGCGTTCATCTCGGCGTTCGGGCCGCGCGGTGCCTTCGTCGACCTGCTCGCCCCCCTCGGCATCGAGGAGATTCCGTCGGTGTTCGGCTTCTGGGGTGCGGCGTTCGTCCTCACCATCTACACCTACCCGTACGTGTTCCTGACGACGCGGGCGTCGCTGCTCTCGCTCGACGCGTCGCTCGTCGAGGCGGCTCGCACGCTCAACGCCGGGCGGTTCGAGGCGTTCCGGCGCGTGACGCTCCCACAGATTGCACCGGGAATCGCTGCCGGTGCCCTGCTGGTCGCGCTGTACGCGCTCGCCGACTTCGGGACGCCCGCCTTCATGCGCGTCCAGGTGTTCACGCAGTTCATCTACAGCCGGTTCGACGCCTTCCAGCAGGGGTACGCCGCCCTGCTGTCGCTCCAGTTGCTCGCCGTCACCGCCGTCGTGCTCTTCCTCGAATCGAAAATTGGGGCCGACGACGACGGAGCCTACGAGAGCCGCGGGAACCGCGGGAAGTTCGGCTTCGACCTCGGCGTGTTCCGGTATCCGGCGATGCTCTTACCAGCCGGTATCGGGCTGCTCGCCGTCGGGCTTCCCATCGGTATCTTCACCGCGTGGCTGTTCCGGCCCGGCACCGGACTCGCGTCCGACGGGATGGCCTTCGAGTGGGCCTTCGCGACCAACTCCGTCCAGGTCGCGGTGCTCGCGGCGGTCGCCTCGCTCGTCGTCGCACTCCCGATCGGGCTGCGGGGTGCAAACGCCGACTCCCGGCTCTCCCGGCTGGCGGAACGCGCGCCGTACGTCGGCTACGCGACGCCGGGGATCGTCCTCGCGCTCGCGCTGTTGTGGTTCACGCTCGACATCGCACCGGTCGTCTACCGCAACTACGGGATTCCGCTGCTCGTGTTCGCGTACGTGGTTCGCTTCTCCTCGCAGGCGGTCGGCTCGATACGCACCTCCGTCCTGCAGGTGGACAGCCGGCTCCACGAGGCGGCCCGAACCCTCGGTCGGTCGCGGCTCCAGACGTTCCGAGCCGTGACGCTCCCGCTCATCGTCCCCGGGGTCGCGACGGGCGCGGCGCTCGTCTTCCTCACTACTATGAAAGAACTCCCCGCGACTCTCATGCTTCGACCGCTCGGCTTCGAAACGCTCGTCACCCACATCTGGAGCGTGCGCGAGACCGGCGCGTACGGGCAGGCGGCGATTCCCGCCCTCGTGCTCGTCGTCATCTCCGCGCTCTCGATGGGTGTCATCCTCCACCAGGAGCAGCGAACGTAG
- a CDS encoding dolichyl-phosphate hexose transferase produces MAEYTFDDLSVVMGTYNEVEAIETVLNDIDRVTDGRAEVVCVDGSDDATPEIAREHGARVIEQEPRGYGYAVKEALESASRPLIITTDCDDTYPMDAIPRFIDLVNEGYDVVSGDRLYRGGEAMPTTNLIGNELFALAGSVLMGERVHDTTTGMRAYREEVIRNIEWTENTGLSAELLLRPLGRGYDVYEEPIAYAERAGETKLDPLAGGYAIAKSIVKVSLQEQFR; encoded by the coding sequence ATGGCGGAGTACACCTTCGACGATCTGAGTGTCGTGATGGGGACGTACAACGAGGTCGAGGCCATCGAGACCGTGCTCAACGACATCGACCGGGTGACCGATGGGCGGGCCGAAGTGGTCTGCGTCGACGGGAGCGACGACGCGACCCCGGAGATTGCTCGCGAGCACGGCGCACGGGTCATCGAACAGGAGCCTCGTGGCTACGGCTACGCCGTCAAGGAAGCGCTTGAGTCGGCCTCTCGTCCGCTCATCATCACGACGGACTGTGACGACACCTACCCGATGGACGCGATTCCGCGCTTCATCGACCTCGTGAACGAGGGATACGACGTGGTCTCTGGCGACAGGCTGTATCGCGGCGGCGAGGCGATGCCGACGACGAACCTCATCGGCAACGAACTGTTCGCGCTGGCCGGCTCGGTGCTGATGGGCGAACGCGTCCACGACACCACGACGGGGATGCGCGCCTACCGCGAGGAAGTCATCCGCAACATCGAGTGGACGGAAAACACCGGTCTCTCCGCGGAGCTGCTGTTGCGCCCGCTCGGCCGCGGCTACGACGTGTACGAGGAGCCAATCGCGTACGCCGAACGCGCCGGCGAGACGAAACTCGACCCGCTGGCCGGCGGCTACGCCATCGCCAAGTCCATCGTCAAGGTCTCGCTGCAGGAGCAGTTCCGATAA
- a CDS encoding bacteriorhodopsin, with translation MHGGPLEVGNALLQTTQSDAFTQIQNDALLSSSLWVNIALAGFAILLFVYMGRTVTSSRARFIWAATLMVPLVSISSYLGLLSGLTVGFIEMPAGHALAGQEVMSQWGRYLTWALSTPMILLALGLLADVDRGSLFTVIAADIGMCVTGLAAALVTSSYMVRWAFYIVSCAFFVVVLYALLTEWADAASDAGTAEIFSTLRVMTVVLWLGYPIIWALGVEGLAIVESVGLTSWGYSALDVLAKYVFAFLLLRWVAANEQTVATSRRTSAGSAPADD, from the coding sequence ATGCACGGGGGACCACTCGAAGTAGGCAACGCCCTACTACAGACAACGCAGTCAGACGCATTCACACAGATACAAAACGACGCGCTGTTGAGCTCCTCGCTGTGGGTGAACATCGCCCTCGCGGGGTTCGCGATTCTCCTGTTCGTCTACATGGGACGGACAGTTACGAGCAGCCGTGCCCGGTTCATCTGGGCAGCGACGCTGATGGTGCCGCTCGTCTCCATCTCCAGTTACCTGGGGCTGCTCTCGGGGCTGACCGTCGGCTTCATCGAGATGCCCGCGGGCCACGCCCTCGCGGGCCAAGAGGTGATGAGCCAGTGGGGCCGCTATCTCACTTGGGCACTCTCGACGCCGATGATACTGCTCGCGCTCGGACTGCTGGCTGACGTGGACAGAGGCAGTCTGTTCACCGTCATCGCCGCCGATATCGGGATGTGCGTCACCGGCCTCGCGGCCGCGCTGGTCACGTCCTCCTACATGGTTCGGTGGGCGTTCTACATCGTCAGCTGTGCGTTCTTCGTCGTCGTGCTGTACGCCCTGCTGACGGAGTGGGCCGACGCAGCGAGCGACGCCGGCACCGCGGAGATATTCTCAACCCTCCGCGTCATGACGGTCGTGTTGTGGCTCGGCTACCCGATCATCTGGGCGCTCGGCGTCGAGGGGCTGGCCATCGTGGAGTCGGTCGGACTCACGTCGTGGGGGTACTCCGCGCTCGACGTGCTCGCGAAGTACGTGTTCGCGTTCCTCCTGTTGCGGTGGGTCGCGGCCAACGAACAGACCGTCGCCACGTCGCGGCGAACGAGCGCAGGCTCGGCTCCCGCGGACGACTAA
- a CDS encoding gluconate 2-dehydrogenase subunit 3 family protein, whose protein sequence is MELSRRDLAKALGAVGLGVGAGVGVHQLRDDADSQTTPGPLDESDLATLVALGRVVYPTAVDGIESFVRRFTQTRASARPDHAREVAATIEYLDTYSETLDDAPFRDLSPDRRAATLEQMGADTADPDPQGSDVERVRYYLINDLLFALYSTPTGGELVGTENPMGHPGGTQSYQRGPQA, encoded by the coding sequence ATGGAACTCAGCCGCCGTGATCTCGCGAAGGCGCTCGGAGCCGTCGGGCTCGGCGTCGGTGCCGGCGTCGGCGTCCACCAGCTCCGTGACGACGCCGATAGCCAGACGACGCCGGGACCACTCGACGAGTCCGACCTCGCGACGCTCGTCGCGCTCGGTCGCGTCGTCTACCCGACAGCGGTGGACGGGATCGAGTCGTTCGTGCGGCGGTTCACGCAGACGCGCGCGAGTGCACGCCCGGACCACGCCCGCGAGGTCGCGGCGACGATCGAGTATCTGGACACGTACAGCGAGACGCTGGACGACGCACCGTTCCGTGACCTCTCGCCCGACCGGCGGGCGGCGACGCTCGAACAGATGGGTGCCGACACCGCCGACCCAGACCCCCAAGGGTCGGACGTAGAGCGCGTCCGCTACTATCTCATCAACGACCTGCTGTTCGCGCTCTACTCCACCCCGACGGGCGGGGAGTTGGTCGGCACCGAGAACCCGATGGGACACCCCGGGGGCACACAGAGCTACCAACGAGGGCCACAAGCATGA
- a CDS encoding alpha-1 4-glucan-protein synthase: MTDTCVIVPTIREWECIREYVANAREHGHADRLFFLLVTEEFCDTDAMEAMLDDLDVEGAVYDGSDREQWYDDHGMSDYGHVVPAASHAETSFGLLYMWEGDFEFGFFIDDDTLPHDTDFFGGHYENLDRSGEIREVSSDEQWVNVLYQNVDDHDLYPRGYPYAAMDETVAESTTELTEGEVVASQGLWTNVPDLDAVRILMDGDLEGLAQTRLDADDYGEDFVAAEDNYLTVCSMNLAFRRRVVPAFYQLPMDDNEWDVGRFDDIWSGVFLKRAADILGDSVLTGTPLCEHNKAPRSTFDDLNNEVPALELNEHVWEEVDAVGADAESYREAFAAMADRLATTEYDQWTNGEFLNFVGEHMRDWLATLDALEADGRRTPEVAADD, encoded by the coding sequence ATGACGGACACCTGCGTAATCGTCCCGACGATTCGAGAGTGGGAGTGTATCCGCGAGTACGTGGCGAACGCCCGCGAGCACGGCCACGCGGACCGACTGTTCTTCCTGCTCGTCACCGAGGAGTTCTGCGACACCGACGCGATGGAGGCGATGTTGGACGACCTCGACGTGGAGGGTGCCGTGTACGACGGCAGCGACCGCGAGCAGTGGTACGACGACCACGGCATGAGCGACTACGGCCACGTCGTCCCGGCCGCCTCCCACGCCGAGACCTCCTTCGGTCTCCTCTACATGTGGGAGGGCGACTTCGAGTTCGGCTTCTTCATCGACGACGACACGCTTCCCCACGACACCGACTTCTTCGGCGGCCACTACGAGAACCTCGACCGGTCTGGCGAGATTCGAGAGGTCAGTTCCGACGAGCAGTGGGTGAACGTCCTCTATCAGAACGTCGACGACCACGACCTCTACCCGCGCGGCTACCCCTACGCCGCGATGGACGAGACGGTCGCGGAGTCGACGACGGAACTCACGGAGGGCGAAGTCGTCGCCTCACAGGGGCTGTGGACGAACGTCCCCGACCTCGACGCCGTCCGCATCCTGATGGACGGCGACCTCGAAGGGTTGGCACAGACCCGACTCGACGCCGACGACTACGGCGAGGACTTCGTCGCCGCCGAGGACAACTACCTCACCGTCTGCTCGATGAATCTCGCCTTCCGCCGGCGCGTCGTCCCGGCCTTCTACCAGTTGCCGATGGACGACAACGAGTGGGACGTGGGCCGGTTCGACGACATCTGGTCGGGCGTCTTCCTCAAGCGCGCGGCAGACATCCTCGGCGACAGCGTGCTGACGGGGACGCCGCTGTGTGAACACAACAAGGCTCCCCGCTCGACGTTCGACGACCTCAACAACGAGGTGCCGGCGCTGGAACTCAACGAACACGTCTGGGAAGAAGTCGACGCCGTCGGAGCCGACGCCGAGAGCTACCGCGAAGCGTTCGCCGCGATGGCAGACCGACTCGCTACCACGGAGTACGACCAGTGGACCAACGGCGAGTTCCTCAACTTCGTCGGCGAACACATGCGCGATTGGCTCGCAACCCTCGACGCGCTCGAAGCCGACGGTCGCCGCACCCCGGAGGTGGCCGCCGATGACTGA
- a CDS encoding ABC transporter ATP-binding protein, with protein MSNDTRQFRQPATDDSPRFEQDTRTAATQDGDPVLQLRNVTKRFGDAAAVSGLDLTVRDGELLTLLGPSGCGKTTTLRMIAGLEAPSEGTIRVGGTAVADNGGFTQPEDRDVGLVFQEFALFPHLSVAENISFGLEASNPERVQSLLDLVGLSEYGDRSPSDLSGGERQRVALARSLAPEPDVLLLDEPFSNLDVRLRVEMREEVRRILKETGVTAVSVTHDQEEAMSISDRVAVMYDGQLEQVDTPERVFQQPRSRFVASFLGHASFVSGRVDGDIVETGLGSIARRNVDGLATEYDGSKVDIMLRPDDVVARPADISEANGKAVHRRFLGPTVLYRVELDSGDTVGCMHNHDAEIPLNEPIRVDLDVAHDLAWFPSGSNRTPDAE; from the coding sequence ATGAGCAACGACACACGGCAGTTCCGACAGCCGGCGACCGACGACTCGCCACGGTTCGAACAGGACACCCGGACGGCAGCCACACAGGACGGAGACCCGGTGTTACAGCTCCGGAACGTGACAAAGCGGTTCGGCGACGCGGCGGCGGTTTCTGGACTCGACCTCACCGTCCGAGACGGGGAGCTGCTCACGCTGCTCGGTCCGTCCGGCTGTGGGAAGACGACGACCCTCCGGATGATTGCCGGTCTCGAGGCACCGTCGGAGGGGACGATTCGCGTCGGCGGCACGGCCGTCGCCGACAACGGCGGGTTCACGCAACCCGAAGACCGCGACGTGGGACTCGTCTTTCAGGAGTTCGCGCTGTTTCCGCACCTCTCCGTCGCCGAGAACATCAGCTTCGGGTTGGAAGCGTCGAACCCCGAGCGCGTCCAGTCGCTTCTGGACCTCGTCGGGCTTTCGGAGTACGGCGACCGCTCGCCGAGCGACCTCTCGGGGGGAGAACGACAGCGCGTCGCGCTCGCTCGCTCGCTCGCGCCCGAACCGGACGTGCTCCTGCTCGATGAGCCGTTCTCGAATCTGGACGTACGGCTCCGCGTCGAGATGCGCGAAGAGGTGCGACGCATTCTGAAGGAGACGGGCGTCACTGCCGTCTCCGTCACCCACGACCAGGAGGAGGCGATGTCGATCTCCGACCGCGTCGCGGTCATGTACGACGGGCAGCTAGAGCAGGTAGACACGCCGGAACGCGTCTTCCAGCAGCCGCGTTCGCGGTTCGTCGCCTCCTTCCTCGGGCACGCAAGCTTCGTCTCCGGTCGCGTCGACGGCGACATCGTCGAAACCGGGCTCGGCTCAATCGCCCGGCGGAACGTCGACGGACTCGCGACGGAGTACGACGGCTCCAAGGTGGACATCATGCTCCGGCCGGACGACGTGGTCGCTCGCCCCGCGGACATATCCGAGGCCAACGGGAAGGCCGTCCACCGGCGGTTCCTCGGCCCGACCGTGCTCTATCGGGTCGAACTCGACTCCGGTGACACGGTCGGCTGCATGCACAACCACGACGCCGAGATTCCGCTCAACGAACCCATCCGGGTCGACCTCGACGTCGCCCACGACCTCGCGTGGTTCCCGAGCGGTTCGAACCGGACGCCCGACGCCGAGTGA
- a CDS encoding MFS transporter, which yields MTEERLVGGYSGRLLLAISVGWAFIQAGRLVVSPLLPEISGQFGLSPTEEGLTVTTIWFVYACLQYPSGRLSDVLTRTTLLVAGLCVIAVGFLVFAGAPTYLVVLVGAVLVGFGAGLYPTPARGLVSDLYVERRGQAFGLHTASGDVGGVIAAGLAVATLAVASWRGAFLPVAVVLLSVALALHVWSREGYHVESVDLEVRATARRLLGDPGTRRLILAYALYAFTWQAATGLLPTFLRRSKSFSPAIATASFGTLFVVGAVVKPVAGGLGDRVRRDRLAPAALLLAAVALTGVVLASSELAVTVGVVVFAAGLMSYPPVMQAYLMDTFPTESMAGDLGGMRSLYIGLGSLGPTAVGFVAGRADYAVAFAGLAGCLLVAVALILTGE from the coding sequence GTGACCGAAGAACGACTGGTCGGCGGCTACAGCGGTCGTCTGCTGCTCGCGATTTCCGTCGGCTGGGCATTCATCCAGGCCGGACGGCTCGTGGTCTCACCGTTGCTCCCGGAGATCAGCGGCCAGTTCGGACTCTCGCCGACCGAAGAAGGGCTGACCGTCACGACCATCTGGTTCGTCTACGCCTGTCTCCAGTATCCGAGCGGGCGGCTGTCGGACGTGCTCACCCGCACCACGCTGCTCGTCGCCGGGCTCTGTGTCATCGCGGTCGGCTTCCTCGTCTTTGCGGGCGCACCCACGTATCTCGTCGTACTGGTCGGAGCCGTGCTCGTCGGCTTCGGCGCGGGGCTGTATCCGACCCCCGCACGCGGACTCGTCTCCGACCTCTACGTCGAGCGCCGCGGACAGGCGTTCGGGCTTCACACCGCCTCCGGCGACGTTGGCGGTGTCATCGCGGCCGGGCTCGCCGTAGCGACCCTCGCCGTCGCCTCGTGGCGCGGAGCCTTTCTCCCGGTTGCAGTCGTCCTCCTGTCTGTCGCGCTCGCCTTACACGTGTGGAGCCGCGAGGGATATCACGTCGAATCGGTCGACCTCGAGGTCCGCGCGACCGCACGCCGACTGCTCGGAGACCCGGGCACCCGCCGGCTGATACTGGCGTACGCGCTGTACGCGTTCACGTGGCAGGCCGCGACCGGACTCCTCCCGACGTTTCTCCGGCGGTCGAAGTCGTTCTCGCCGGCCATCGCGACCGCGAGCTTCGGGACGCTGTTCGTCGTCGGCGCGGTCGTGAAGCCCGTCGCCGGCGGCTTGGGCGACCGGGTCAGACGCGACCGGCTCGCACCGGCCGCACTCCTACTCGCTGCGGTCGCGCTCACCGGCGTCGTCCTCGCGTCGAGTGAGCTCGCCGTGACGGTCGGCGTCGTCGTCTTCGCAGCCGGGCTGATGTCGTATCCGCCGGTGATGCAGGCGTATCTGATGGACACCTTCCCGACCGAGAGCATGGCCGGCGACCTCGGCGGGATGCGTTCACTCTACATCGGACTCGGCTCGCTCGGCCCGACGGCCGTGGGGTTCGTCGCCGGGCGAGCCGACTACGCGGTCGCGTTCGCCGGCCTCGCCGGCTGTCTGCTCGTCGCCGTCGCGCTCATCCTCACCGGCGAGTAG
- a CDS encoding DUF7846 domain-containing protein — MRDPRAIIRERPVLAATAAVVLFGALDIWTVANTVFPYHSLNHDEGVYLQQAAMLLDGKLWLHPPIDGLFRPWFFIETPDGLYSKYAPVPAAMFAVGELLGGYRLALVGIGGGILALTAAVVREVFDARAGLLAAVFVGLSPLFVIDASVFLPYAPTTLLNLAFAYGYLRADRTGSRRSALAAGAAVGLAFFARPFTAVLFATPFIVHALWTLYRNPRDALPRQAATAVLGLAGVAVTLGYNAVMTGSPFVFPYQEFAPLDGLGFGQRRLLDHELMYTPQLALEVSRKVLWSLYTSWVAGGLFGTALAAGGVAAVLRRRPSARKLTLAGVFLSVGVGNAYFWGNYNILGVLDRPGDGFIATHGPYYHFDLLLPTAAFAAVGALYGGRWLHSLLDSRLPASRARTVFLVVLVLSGGLFAGVTAVSLDERLGRNAEITDTYEDAYEPIENPPTDAVVLLPDTYGGWLNHPFQPLRNDPGFDGETVYALHNEPFAIADEYPDRDLYRYAFRGFWNPPDGSPQAARVQPVTVAQGERLGLDTTLGTPPGATSVTVRLSGADETSAYYGATPTDGSVSFSVDVTDDTLTLVGENGRSNSVARGEGPVVATAFIDYPGGTGFTYRVEMPVERVDGETRALSPELEWCRDARACDGAAAYVPGYGPEGIFMETSLDADPNT, encoded by the coding sequence ATGCGCGACCCCAGAGCTATCATCCGCGAGCGCCCCGTCCTCGCCGCGACAGCCGCCGTCGTGCTCTTTGGCGCGCTCGACATCTGGACGGTTGCGAACACCGTCTTCCCGTACCACTCGCTCAACCACGACGAAGGAGTGTATCTCCAGCAGGCCGCGATGTTGTTGGACGGCAAACTCTGGCTCCATCCCCCCATCGACGGGCTGTTTCGCCCGTGGTTTTTCATCGAGACGCCGGACGGCCTCTACTCCAAGTACGCCCCGGTGCCGGCGGCGATGTTCGCCGTCGGCGAGCTGCTGGGCGGCTACCGGCTCGCGCTCGTCGGCATCGGCGGTGGCATCCTCGCACTTACGGCCGCGGTCGTGCGTGAGGTGTTCGACGCCCGCGCGGGCTTGCTCGCGGCGGTATTCGTCGGCCTCTCGCCGCTGTTCGTCATCGACGCGTCGGTGTTCCTCCCGTACGCGCCGACGACGCTGTTGAATCTCGCCTTCGCGTACGGCTATCTGCGCGCCGACCGCACCGGGAGCCGCCGGAGTGCCCTCGCCGCGGGCGCGGCAGTCGGGCTGGCGTTCTTCGCGCGCCCGTTCACAGCCGTCCTCTTCGCGACGCCGTTCATCGTCCACGCCCTCTGGACGCTGTATCGAAATCCGAGAGACGCGCTCCCGCGACAGGCCGCGACCGCAGTCCTCGGACTCGCCGGCGTCGCGGTCACCCTCGGCTACAACGCCGTGATGACCGGCTCGCCGTTCGTCTTCCCGTACCAGGAGTTCGCGCCGCTCGACGGGCTCGGCTTCGGGCAGCGGCGACTGCTCGACCACGAACTCATGTACACGCCTCAGCTCGCGCTGGAGGTGTCACGGAAGGTACTGTGGAGTCTCTACACCAGCTGGGTGGCGGGCGGGCTGTTCGGAACTGCACTCGCCGCCGGCGGTGTCGCCGCCGTGCTCCGTCGCCGCCCGTCCGCCCGGAAGCTCACGCTCGCGGGCGTCTTCCTCTCGGTCGGCGTCGGCAACGCCTACTTCTGGGGGAACTACAACATCCTCGGTGTGCTCGACCGGCCGGGCGACGGCTTCATCGCCACCCACGGCCCCTACTACCACTTCGACCTCCTGTTGCCGACGGCGGCCTTTGCGGCCGTCGGCGCGCTCTACGGCGGTCGGTGGCTCCACTCGCTGCTCGACTCCCGGTTGCCGGCCTCGCGGGCGCGCACCGTCTTCCTCGTCGTGCTCGTGCTCTCGGGCGGCCTGTTCGCCGGCGTGACCGCCGTCTCGCTCGACGAGCGACTCGGTCGCAACGCCGAAATCACCGACACCTACGAGGACGCGTACGAGCCGATCGAGAATCCGCCGACCGACGCGGTCGTCCTCCTGCCCGACACCTACGGCGGCTGGCTCAATCACCCGTTCCAGCCGCTCCGGAACGACCCCGGCTTCGACGGCGAGACGGTGTACGCGCTCCACAACGAGCCGTTCGCCATCGCCGACGAGTACCCCGACCGCGACCTCTACCGGTACGCGTTCCGCGGCTTCTGGAATCCGCCGGACGGGTCGCCACAGGCGGCCCGCGTCCAACCGGTCACGGTCGCGCAGGGCGAGCGACTCGGCCTCGACACGACGCTCGGAACGCCACCCGGCGCGACCAGTGTCACGGTCCGGCTGTCGGGAGCAGACGAGACGAGCGCCTACTACGGCGCGACGCCGACCGACGGCTCCGTCTCGTTCAGCGTGGACGTGACCGACGACACGCTCACGCTCGTGGGCGAGAACGGACGGTCTAACTCGGTCGCGCGCGGCGAGGGGCCGGTGGTCGCGACGGCGTTCATCGACTACCCCGGCGGCACCGGCTTCACGTACCGCGTCGAGATGCCCGTCGAACGCGTCGACGGTGAGACGCGTGCACTCTCGCCGGAGCTGGAGTGGTGTCGCGACGCTCGCGCCTGTGACGGCGCGGCGGCGTACGTCCCCGGCTACGGCCCGGAGGGGATTTTCATGGAGACGAGCCTCGACGCGGACCCAAACACGTAA
- a CDS encoding extracellular solute-binding protein: MNDSTRRRYLAGLGTAVTAGLAGCNNLLGGDSDEGNPSQQVEVPALTQLRGSGSIVEGRPQPEGTSINDLPNLSGELSLYLGGGEGGIYREFVEILEQAYPEFTVLPTTNTSSTLAQQIVEEVNSGASRADVFWSIDASSLAYVTQNDAVESLPEEVTSPVPDSFTGPDNAWVGIAGRARAIPYNTNELSEDDIPNKVADFPNTPALQGTMGWAPTYGAFKSFITAMRLLRGEDATRQWLVDMREAGTERYGNEYVVSQQVADGALNAGFANHYYALRVQNQRPDAPIDLAFTEGDAGALVNVAGATRIQGTDNADLADLFIRHLLTAEAQEFFATRSFAYPMIDGVQPVGDLPLVSELNPPEIDLSELSDLETTLDLMEEAGVSG; this comes from the coding sequence ATGAACGACTCGACCCGACGCCGGTATCTCGCCGGTCTCGGTACCGCGGTGACTGCTGGGTTGGCTGGCTGTAACAATCTGCTCGGCGGCGACAGCGACGAAGGGAACCCGTCACAGCAGGTCGAAGTGCCCGCGCTCACGCAGCTTCGCGGCTCCGGCTCTATCGTCGAAGGTCGCCCGCAGCCGGAGGGCACCTCCATCAACGACCTCCCGAACCTCTCGGGCGAGTTGAGCCTGTATCTCGGCGGCGGCGAAGGCGGTATCTACCGCGAGTTCGTCGAGATTCTCGAGCAGGCGTACCCCGAGTTCACCGTTCTGCCGACGACGAACACCTCCTCGACGCTCGCACAACAGATTGTCGAGGAAGTCAACAGCGGGGCCTCGCGCGCCGACGTGTTCTGGTCCATCGACGCGAGTTCGCTCGCGTACGTCACCCAAAACGACGCGGTCGAGTCGCTCCCCGAGGAGGTGACGAGTCCGGTTCCGGATTCGTTCACCGGCCCGGACAACGCGTGGGTTGGAATCGCCGGCCGTGCTCGCGCGATTCCGTACAACACGAACGAGCTGTCGGAAGACGACATCCCGAACAAGGTCGCCGACTTCCCGAACACGCCGGCGCTTCAGGGAACGATGGGCTGGGCACCGACCTACGGCGCGTTCAAGTCGTTCATCACGGCGATGCGACTGCTGCGCGGCGAGGACGCCACCCGTCAGTGGCTCGTCGACATGCGCGAGGCCGGCACCGAACGCTACGGCAACGAGTACGTCGTCTCCCAGCAGGTGGCTGACGGTGCCCTCAACGCCGGATTCGCGAACCACTACTACGCGCTGCGCGTGCAAAACCAGCGCCCGGACGCGCCGATCGACCTCGCGTTCACGGAGGGTGACGCCGGTGCGCTCGTCAACGTCGCCGGCGCGACCCGGATTCAGGGGACCGACAACGCCGACCTCGCCGACCTGTTCATCCGCCACCTGCTCACGGCGGAAGCACAGGAGTTCTTCGCGACCCGGAGCTTCGCGTACCCGATGATCGACGGCGTTCAGCCGGTCGGTGACCTGCCGCTGGTCAGCGAGCTGAATCCGCCGGAGATCGACCTCTCCGAGCTGTCCGATTTGGAGACGACCCTCGACCTGATGGAGGAGGCCGGCGTCTCCGGATGA